A region of the Phoenix dactylifera cultivar Barhee BC4 chromosome 10, palm_55x_up_171113_PBpolish2nd_filt_p, whole genome shotgun sequence genome:
CTCAAATCGACTCACTATTGGAAGATTCGGCTACTTCCTTCATCCGAGATAAGAAAATTGGCTCAGACTCGAAAGTAGAAGGCAAGTGATACAGCCCAAATTTGATGTCCAGCTGGCGTTACCACTCGGATCTACTGCCCAATGACAAGGCAACACATGCCAAGTACATTTAAAACTTGGGCAAATTAGGCGGAGCAGTTACAGCTCTGCACAGTTAAGGGGTGCAAATAAGGGTAGACGGTTATAGCTCTTCCACTGATCTTGGAGCCACAGCATAAGAAAACTACGCCCTCATCTCTATATAAACAGGACCAAGGGACCTAGGTATGCATCTTATCTCACCTAATCTCATAACCCATCTCTCAGCTTGTATTTTTCACTATTCATATCTTCTTTCCTCTACTTTATTCCACCAAAGCTCTATCCagtgccggctcgagccttaggcaaccgaggcggtcgcctaaggcccccggcccagggaaggcccccaccgcccagttgtttttttttttttttattccagcTCAAGGCTATCGCCTATCTGGGAGACTGGGAGGGGACTGGCTATGGCGCTATGCCTATGGGCTATCACTAGCGGAGTGGGCAGCGGGTTTGGGCGGCGGCGACGCGACGTAAAACGGTGAAAGGCTGAGGCCGACTGCGGCGACTGGCGACGGGCGACGGCGTGGTCGGTGGTCGAGCGGTCGAGTCGTCGACACTCGACAAGCAACGGGCAAGTGGGCAACGGCTTCTTCCTCCCCggctccccccttctctccgaCAGTCCGACTCTCCAGTCTCCCCTTCTCTGCCTTTTTAATGCCGGAACCTTCTCCGGTTCTCGGCACTCGGTCTCGGCACTCGGCAGGGCAGATCGGCTATTCGGCTTGCAAAACCCTCTCTAGCTCTCCTCGCCGACGTCCGGTCCACTGTGCGTCCGTGCAGAGTCCCGTGACTTCCGTCCTCTCCTCGGCGTCCAGCGTCCTCGCCGGCTCGCCGACTCCGTCTCCGagtcgccgtcctcggctcctccgacaTCCGACTCCGCGGCGAGCGACCGAGGGCCGAGGCGGTGAGGCCTCAGTCCCATCCTCTTCTCGCCGACGTCGCCGACTCGCCGTCCTCGGCCTCCCGTGAGGCTGTGACCGGCGCCGGCGGTGGCCCCGTCCTCTCGTCAGACCTCAGCTCCTCCGCCGCTCCGGCCGGCGGCCTCCTCGGGCCTCGGGGTTCCCGGTTCCCAAATCCCAAGTCCCGACGGCCGACGGACCCGACAGGCGACACCCGACCTCCTCCCAGCCCCAGGCTCCCAGTCCCACGGTCCCACCGGGCCACCTCCCGAGGTTCGGCTGTTCCCAAATCCCGGTTCCCACTGTGGCATTGTCTACAGTCCAGTGATCCCGATTCCCCAATCCCACTGAGGTGagattttattaattattttttggtttaattaaattatatttagttaagtaattaatttaaaatttgttattttttggttCAATTGTAGATTGGTTGTGAGTCTACTGACTTCACTACTTCAGCGGTTCGGCACTATTCGGCCtcttctcgctgtcgagttcgGAACTATTCCACCTCTTCTCGACACAATTAAGTTCGGCACTACTTGTCGGGACCCgagtttgtttttcttgacacaattaaattttatcatttttaacttatttatattttgatttgtttgtggtggttttttaattgcttagtttgataatattatttatagattaaaatgtctaatagaaaatatgactgtgggtatgaaaaactcaaaaaaaaaagaaaaatcgataaactcattcaatctcaaaaaggagctctagatagatttgttgttacaaacaaacataacactacatcaaattcaactcaAGAATTAGCAATAGAACAGGCACCCGAAATAGAGCTAAAAAATGAGATTGCCAGTGAAACAATATCTAGTGAAGAACACAATGAAGAATCAGATGGAGATAGGATAAACAAGGAAAAAGATTGTGAAACTAGTTCTATTCCTACAAATTTATATGATCCTGGTCAATGGAAAATAATTGATACAAAATTTAGAGATCTAATAGTGGAAAGAGGTCCAATTAGGgattatgattttcattttccTAAGGATGAAAACAATAGACACTTTTCTACGATATATTATATTCGTAAGTTACCTAATGGTGAAAAACATGATAGAAAATGGTTAGTGTATTCGAAAGATTTGGATAGAGTATATTGTTTTTgctgtaaattatttgattcaaagtCTAGCACGAGTCAATTAGTCAATGAAGGAAGTAGGGATTGGAAAAATCTAGGTATCAAGCTTAAAAGTCATGAAAcaactaatgaacatatcattagcATGAATAGGTGGATTGAGTTAGAAGTGAGATtgctaaaaaataatacaattgaTAAAAATctccaagaacaaataaaccaagagaaggatcattggaaaaaagttctatttagaattattgctgtcgtaaaaaatcttgcaaaaaataatttagcatttcgaggaaagaatgaaaagatctatcaaagcaataacggaaattttctaagttttattgaaacgattgcagaatttgatccaataatgcaagaacatattcgacgcattcaacatggtgaaatttacaatcattatttaggtcataatattcaaaatgaattgattcaaatgttagcatctgaaattaaagctataatacttaaaaagattaaagaagcaaaatatttttctgtaatacttgattgcactcctgatgcaagccatcaggaacaaatgaccctagttttaagatgtgtagatacttcaacaagttcagtaaaagtagaagaatattttttagaatttttagaaatagatgatacctctggaaagggcctttttaatgaacttataaatataatagaaaaacataaacttgaggttaatgatataagaggacaagggtatgataatggatctaatatgaaaggaaaacatcaaggtgtacaaagaagattattagatataaatcctagagcattttacacaccatgtggatgtcataacttgaatttagtattatgtgataCTGCTAACTCGTGTCCTAAagctatatctttttttggagtgatacaacgaatttataccttattttcttcttctacaaaacgATGGAAAATTTTACAAGATAATATATCCACATTAACTCTTAAACCCTTATCACAAACACGTTGGGAAAGTCGTATTGAAAGtgtcaaagcaattaaaaaccaagctcctaaaataagagatgctttagttcaattagcggaaactagtgaagatcctaaaataaagagtgaagccacatgtttagctacatatgagattgaaaattttgaatttttattgggcatgaatatttggtatgatatattgtttgctgttaactcagttagtaagattttacaatctgaagacatgcatattgatgttgctatagatcaattaaaaggtcttctttcttatttgaaaagttatagggaaaatggattcatgaatgctttgaattcatctaaagaaattgcaaatgaaatggaaatagaacctatatttcgtgaaaaacgtgtgatccgtagaaaaaaatattttgatgaaaataatgatgatgagataacaagatcagctgaagaatcttttagaattgattactttttatatatagtagatcaagctattttttcaattcaaaataggtttgaacaatttaccgtatatgaaaatgtttttggttttttgtttaattttagaaagttaaaatctttgaatgaagatgatttgaaaaagtgttgtcttaatcttgaaaactttttaaagcatggtgaatattctgatattgatggtattgatctgttttcagagttaaaaattttaaaagaatttttacaaacagaaactagtacccctattgatattttaagttttataaaaaaaacagattcttttccaaatgcatgcattgcatataggatattattaacaatacctgtaacagttgcttctgctgaaagaagtttttcaaaattaaagttgataaaatcttatttgcgatcaactatgtcacaagaaagattaaatggattagctatattatcgattgaaaatagtattttaatggatcttgagtataaaagtttaattagtaattttgcttctcaaaaagctaggcgaattatttttaaataaaaattttaaaatatttttatacttattaaaaaaattattatttaaataataataaaaaaggccccttctaatgagttcgcctaaggcccccaaatgtattgggccgcccctggctCTATCTAACTTAGTCATTAGAGAGTCCCCCACCAAATCAGCTCCGACAACCTCTGTTCATCTCTTTGTTTGGAGGTCGGACTCCCACTCCAGGCAGACCAACCATCATCCTTCAACTCGTCAACTTCGTCAGGTCGGGTTTTGGCGGCAACATAGTTGACCACATCAACATTCAAACTAAATGATAATACAATATTGATTAcaagtactttcttagtttgaCTTCTCATTACGTTATTATAAGGCTTATGATTAACATTACCATAATGGgtattatcatttatgtatcgtAAATTGCAATCCTAGCAAAGAGTAAGGCTAGGCACAACAATCATAATTCTTACTGTTTGGTGTCTCTCAAAGCAGCATTTTTCTCCTAATATTTCTAGGAATTTAAGGAAAAAATAGGTAGAAatgaatatatatttaaaataggcCAGAAAATTGTTCGCGAGAAATGACCTTATGTTAGGGTTGTCAAATGATAACACTAATCTCCTTTTGTCAGGCTTTATTGTCTTTGAATGTCCTTCATAAAGATAACGCCTGTGCCCCATCATAAAGTGGGGAAAGTTACCCCCTTGAGTTGTCACGAATACTTCGCTGTGAGCACACACGGTGTAATCCAATGCTGCCAAACGAGATGAATGACCCTACAAAAACATCTAAATATCAGATAATAAACCAACCCATCAATCATAAAACAAGCTATAAGAATACCATCATGATTGCTTTCTATGAAAAGTGGGTGCCACGACAAGAAATTTTTTTGTGAAATCAAGAAATGCATACCTCAAAGGAGGGGGAGTGGAGGACAAAAATATAACATCCCTCACTTAATGATAATGGTAACAAGATATACTAAAAAAGATTGTAATTCATTTTTTCCTAGAGAAATAACTAGACTGTAATTTATatagaataaaatttaaaattacagCACCGTATAGTTTGCAGTTCAAATTTTCTCTAGGAGTTGGTTGTGACAATCAAGCATTACAAATATTATTACCTTAAATGGTGCAAGTTCTTCAGCGGAGGCTAGAGTATCCTTTGTCTCTAAACGTGGGAATAACTGACGGAGAGGATCCATATATTTTTTTGCATTATAAATTTTACCAGAAGCAACATAAACTGATGTGGTATTGTCAAATCCCATGCCTCGAAGCATCATCCCAACCTACAAAATCAATAACTTGATTCaagaagtgaaaaaataaattcatATCATAAGAAAAATTGTGGAATCTCATGGCTATTGAATAATCAAAATGAATTTGAGAAGTTCACAACCATGCATACTGCAGTTTATGATGCACACTGAATTAATAGGATTTTAGCTGCTAACATAGAgtaaaagaagaaataattaACTATGAAAAAAACATATTCAGAAATAGATAAAACACAATCCATGGTTCAAGCACCATAGTTGAAACAATAGACCTTGGACAATAACTCAAACAGGGAAAGGCTATCAAAGTAAAACATAAGTGATATTGGCAATGAGGATCCGGCATCCCTCTTTTTTCAAAACAGATCTGACCTAGTGCCTACATTGCCACTTGCCTCCTTCATTTAACTCGAAATTGTGATATATGGCCAAGTAGAGATTGACTATGTGTCCACATAGATTTCTAAGGATTGTTTAGATATGATAACTAGAGTATACTTCTATAGCCCTAAACTGCCTATGAGCTGCAAACCACTTctttcatttgatttttcatttgTCGCTGAAACAGGAATTTTGTTGTATTGTAAACTCCATATTCTCAAATTCTCGGAACAGTGTATCAGAATTTTATAACTAGAAGACTCTTCAGTACCAAAAGAGTAAATGATGCCTCTGTAAGGATGATAAGGAAGACAGCTGGATATCAACTGATAGACACCTTAATCAGATGTTAGAAATGCATTACAGAAGATAACTCAGATTCATATTCAAGCAACATCATGTCATTAAGAGTCCTCGTTTACACATAAACAACAATAATTGTACTTCAAATCTGACTGACAATATGTCGTATTACAAATAAGATAACAAATCATATTTAAGTTATCTAGGTTAATAATCACATATGaaaaacttaaaatatcaaAATCACAGCTTtaattcatttaaaaaaaaaatcaacaaaacAAGTTGGAATCAAGTGGCGAACCTCTAATGGGGTTAAAGGGCATCTTCCATCCATTCGATTAGCCTCTGGGTTTATCTTTCGACCATGTCTCCTAAACTTCCCCCTCCAACTCCTTTCACGAGCAATATCCATTTCACGTTTCTCTTCCTTGCCACCATCATAAGTACAGCATGAAAAGGCTACCATATCCTAAAATACAAACAGATTTGTGAGTTTATTATGAAAGTATATGAGATTTTTAAGTCATTAATCAAAGACTGAAGTAATACCTCTTCAAACCGAAGATGCACTGAAACATACTTCCCACCACTCATGGAGCTATTTTTCACCATCCGATCAACCATATTTTCAGCAAGAAGTCTTATAGGTTGAGAAAACCGTAATGCTTCATAATTGGTCAAACATCTCAGCCCTTGGATATTGGATGAAACTGAGTGAGCCAACCTATTCGAGAATGGTGCTATACGTACAGCCCTGCACCAATGAATTCAAGAACTGAATCAAAATGCATGAAATGAAGATTTACTTTAAAACATCTAAAAACCGAAAGAAGCGGCGAACAGCCTTCAAAACAAACAGTTTGTATTCAGAAAGGGACTGACAAATGAAACATAATAACTGTTTACATCCAATGATAGTTATTATAAAATAAGTACCCAATACTTGTTAAAAACTCAAAGGTATACCGGTACAAATTCTTCTACATAATAAATTAGTTGTACAACTAAACCAAGATTAGATTCAGGGAAATGCTCGAGATACATACATAACATTAGATCTTATGTGGTTATTTATCCACCTAGAAGAAATTATCACTTTGAGACGATTACAAGTCCACAATATTGCAGTTTTTTATCAAATACAAGTTGAATGAAAGTGATGCCACAAGGAGCTGTTAGGGTGTATCTCTTTTCATTTACATCATTCTCTTAGTGATTCAACATCCGTCTTGGAGCATTTTGGCCTTCAAGAGGTAGTGACATCATAGGAGCTGATGAACATCAATCCATACCCTGCCACCTGGGCACAGATGTTTTTGGTTATGGTTGTGATGGAGGGGTTTCTAGAAGATGACCCAAGGCACCAATTGACACATGAAAGCAAGAACTACAGAATCCATCAGTTTCAATATATGATCACCATAAAATGTCTCTCACGATCCCTGTTCACATTGAGCCAAATTAGACCAATTTATACTTAATATTAATCCgttttttccatttttccttTAATTAGATTCCCCTTCCAAACTCCTATTCCAGTTTTCAAGCCAACTGGCCATCAGATGCAATATAGGACAAAGCTTTAAGTAAAGCAACACAATGAAAGTACcaaaaattattcaaaaaattACCAACAGGCAACAGGAATAAGATGCGATGCAAGATGCAAAACGAAACAGGAGAACCTCTCACATTTGGTTAATACATAAAAGCATATTTGTTTATGCACACATAAATATTAATACAGGAATAACAAAAGCATCTTgttttatttatgaaaaaaaaagaatgccgctggaacttttttattttcagtgaaatgtatctcttaaatcaagaagaaaagcTCATTCAACAAGAATTATAGTTTTTTACATGGCAAgtaattttttgttttgttagaaGTTTTTTTACTCAATACCATTCATTAAGGTACACTAAACCAACCCAAATAGGCACAGTATTCAAGTCAGTTCAGGGATTCAGCTCGATAAAAGGCTCGAACCACCAAGAACCTCTCTGAACCATGAGAACCTAGGCTTTTTTTATTTCCCTTTTCCatccttctttccctttttccttctttcctcccttccttcctttctctcctcccttcctttctttcattcttttccttcttctttctttcctttctttatttttcttctcccttcctttctttccattttcatcttattccattccttcctttctttccttttcttctttttccttcctttaTTTCGTTCCTTTCCTtatttctttaatttctttctgtccttttcttcttcttcccattctttcttttcttttcttcttctttccttcctttctttattccatctttccttcctttccatcctttttcttcttcttcccacatGGATGGGTACTTTATACATGAAATAAAATGCCCTAATATTATTCAAGAAAGGTTACATTATCAAACATTAGTTATACATGGTATCACTACATGTTACACTCTTTCAAAAAGTATTTGCAATAGCAGAAACAACTTCCAGCATGACACCTTCATGTAACTCTTAATGCCAAATTTACAATCAACTATCCCCCATTTACTCTTAAATCTAGAGATATCTATCCCTACTTGCCTCTCTGACAACATCTATAAGGTCTTAATAATATTTAGGCACAAATGGATATATgtaatttattgtcttatatggaGAATTCACTCTCAAGGAGGAGTCTATTATTGAATAGTCTTGAGAGAGAATAGACAGGAAAATCAATCTTAATAACAATTTAATATAACTTATGTCATAATGTTAGACACAAATTTCAAGATCAACAAGGAAAAATATTGTGCTGGAACCTCAAATCCTAAAGAAAAAAAGCTCCACGCACTGGTATGGTATGCTCCAAGCACACTTTTAAAAATCCATGAACcttaaaaaatcttaaaaataaaaaaatgttgtATCGTTGCCAAACCGATGTGTATTTGCATATCAAGTgtccttatggtatgatatggTATCACACCATACTGGTATGGCATGCAATATTGAAACTTGTCCTTCAAACAATATATATTCTATTTCAAATGATATCTAGTattcaatattttttataacttGAGGAAGCATGGTTTATACTGAAAAATATCCAAACAACTTGACTTGATGAATAAGCAGAGTGTGATGGAACCATGGGGCGAGCCTTGTTGCAACACTAAAGTTGCAACACTGGGACCTACGTGTCACAGGTTTGAAATACAAACAACCTTTCCACATATAGGGATAAGGTTGCATACATCTGACCCTCCCCAGACCCTGCAATAGTGGAAGCCTCGTACACTGGGGCACCTTTTAGAATGGGATGGTATCACATTCAAAAGAGCAAGTGATTCTTGAACAGGCCGGaacaatcccccccccccccccaaaaaaaaaaaaaaactcagaaGAAGTATTGGATGAAAAAAATAAGGCATCATTATGCCATTTCACAAAACCAATGGCCTTAAGCATTTTTAAGTCTATTCATTAGAGTACTTGTACCAAAAAAACAAGGTAACAGCTTTCAGGTGCAGAGTTTAAACAATTGCCATAAAATAAGGGAAATGTTATCCCATTGCTTCATTAAAGCTGTAAGCCacccaaaagaaaaatacttcagattAAAAGGGCTTTAGCTGCATCACCCCCATGCTAGTAGAAGAAGACTTTTTCAGCATTTTACTTGACCACATCACATTCAATTTTTAAATGCAAATCTTCAGATAGATTTAGTTTTTGGGTTGAATTCTAGTTTCTAGTTTGCCCGTCTTGAttgttttaataatattattcacTGCCTTTGCATGCATAAAATGTCATATAACATCCAGTGGATTCCAACACTTGGAAGGAAAATGAGACTGCACAATCCATGCAAAATGAAGATCACAGAGATGTCCAATCCTGAGGTAAAACAAAACCAGGCAAAgatcctaaaaatatgctagatgaGCAAACTAGACAGAGATAGAGAGCATACATACCCCAATTCTAGTAATTTGGGAAGGACCTTCTGCAAATAATAGGTTTTTGATGATAAGGCCTTAGTTCTCATGTTCACAATGTTGCTGATATTGTAATCAAAGCGCTTCAGCATATCTTGTGGTAGTTCTTTGACCACTCTTACATGATTCTTGAGTGTCTCAATGAAGTACTCTTCATCAAAGATTTCCCGAAACTTGCTGAAGGTATCCgaacagaaaaaagaaattgtTAGTCTTCCAAATATCTTGCAGCTAAAATAAAGAACTGCATATAAATACAAGTGAAAAATCATTGATAACGATATTTGTTTAACATTAAAAAGCATTAGCAGCTCAATTAAAATACACGCTACAATGAAATTTCAAGATTGAAACTTCAAAATAGAGAGGTATTGATCAAAACTTTTGCACAGATCAAAAAAGCGACCACAGCATCCTGTATTACATTACACCTTATCAAAGCAAATGAAATATGTATAGACATATGTAACAAAGAATGCATCAATGAGCAGGGAAATGCAAGTGGCCAAtaacttcaaaatttcaaaagaaaattaaaggAATTAGGCAATTAGCAAACCTCCCAATTATCATTGTACAGTACAAAGAATCATGCTGCTCAGGGATGTACTATGTTATAACCAATAGCAATCAACAATTATGGAAGCACTTATAAGAAATTATAAAAGAAAAGGTAAAACATCCTAAAAACTAAGGTGAATAGATATAACAAAACCAGGATATAATGTGTCGATAAGGTAGAAGGGGGAAGGGGTGGTAGAAACAACTCCTAATAGGGAACTTACtagaaagaacaaaaagaaaagattgttGCAGGAACCAGCCATCTTAAATGCAGCAAGAGATGAATCAACTATAAAGAAGATGTGGACTGAATTACATAATAACCTGGAATCACGCCAAACACTGTTCAAATGAAAAATTGGGATCACAAGTGTGGCATTCAGTAAACCTGCCACAGCAACTGCATCACTTATCTGTCCCAAAGAACAAGCTATGTCAGATAATTTGCAGTAAACAAACATGATAAATAAAGCTTTATATcacagaaaagagagaaaatgttTAATTGATATCCGAAGGAACTCAACATGCCGAAGGTTAGGACATAGATATGAGTAAGATGTGTGTTTGAGCACATTTGATTGTGTGcatgtaagagagagagagagagagagagagagagaagaaaatttCAAAGTGAAAGTAGCAAATATTAGAATGATGGGATCTCTCCAACATCCCTCAAGGCCAAGATTTTATTGTCAGCTAGCTGTCTTGATTTTGTTGGAAGCAATGCATGTGTTCCCTATGGTGAGCCAAAATACGATGTTACTGAAATTGAATTACAACAGAAGGGAAATTCTACTGAAACATAACTAAGGACAACTGATGACCTGAGCCAACCAGCAGTTGGCACATCACAGACAAATAATCTCACTGAAA
Encoded here:
- the LOC103703219 gene encoding O-fucosyltransferase 9-like; translated protein: MMNGKRTNGSRPPSPASSPRTGRRGGRKGWLARPKAPGVERLLRAVLAALLRRRGILLLAPLLYVSAMLVFIGRWNLDSTPVRVGMPVLRRRPPPGAAYRSPQVFERLWPFMQADVNHSNALMTAWHQKERQRWKPCINKRLSHAELPPSNGFLIIEANGGLNQQRLSISDAVAVAGLLNATLVIPIFHLNSVWRDSSKFREIFDEEYFIETLKNHVRVVKELPQDMLKRFDYNISNIVNMRTKALSSKTYYLQKVLPKLLELGAVRIAPFSNRLAHSVSSNIQGLRCLTNYEALRFSQPIRLLAENMVDRMVKNSSMSGGKYVSVHLRFEEDMVAFSCCTYDGGKEEKREMDIARERSWRGKFRRHGRKINPEANRMDGRCPLTPLEVGMMLRGMGFDNTTSVYVASGKIYNAKKYMDPLRQLFPRLETKDTLASAEELAPFKGHSSRLAALDYTVCAHSEVFVTTQGGNFPHFMMGHRRYLYEGHSKTIKPDKRRLVLSFDNPNIRWDRFERNMQEMLHYSDLKGVALRKSNATLYTFPMPDCMCPQSEA